Proteins encoded within one genomic window of Chthonomonas sp.:
- a CDS encoding recombinase family protein, with amino-acid sequence METAVAYIRVSSQKQVEEGNSLESQEKQVKAYAQSHGFKLVHIFREEGQSAKTDRRPVLLQMLKHCSMKKSDVKVVIIPKIDRLARNVMDYSNIKLRLHKYGVRIESISERIEDTPAGRFTETIFASVAQFDNEMRSERSRGGMEDAARDGRWVWKAPLGYRNVRINGQGTIEPDPVTAPKVQYIFEQLSKGHQSLPTIRRRLAEMGLPINRGYLYRLIENPVYLGRIESFGGVYEGKPPFVPLVDELTAYKAKAALRPSRSPQQYQAEHPDFPLRGTALCPCGVKFTASWSRGKTGARFGYFRCPRCGGKNYSMAKIEEAFTVFLEKWEHNEVDWPALVAELTRLEEASRSDFSERRAEQTKKIAELQALRSAIVVKNANGVIPDDVAKAELDRIGNEILEVRSKLEADEPKPTASKTVVEFAQTFLLSLGKSWPSMSLKQKRDLLRFMFPKGVLFDPDAGFGTPSIPLLEEANDRLKGEKSTVVDPSDEFWNSLTSWLNELQARFSSTYFTNKKPASKDSAMAN; translated from the coding sequence ATGGAAACAGCAGTAGCCTACATCCGCGTCTCATCCCAGAAGCAAGTCGAAGAGGGGAATTCGCTTGAGAGCCAAGAGAAGCAAGTGAAGGCATATGCCCAGAGCCACGGCTTCAAGTTGGTCCACATCTTCCGGGAAGAAGGACAGAGCGCCAAGACTGACCGCCGGCCCGTTCTGCTCCAAATGCTGAAGCACTGCTCAATGAAGAAATCTGACGTGAAGGTGGTGATCATTCCGAAGATCGACAGGCTTGCCCGGAATGTCATGGACTACTCGAACATCAAGTTGCGACTCCACAAGTACGGCGTGCGGATTGAGTCGATATCGGAGCGCATCGAGGACACACCAGCCGGAAGATTTACCGAGACGATCTTTGCTTCAGTCGCGCAGTTCGACAACGAGATGCGTTCAGAGCGGAGTCGAGGAGGGATGGAGGATGCGGCGCGAGACGGACGCTGGGTGTGGAAGGCTCCGCTTGGTTACCGAAACGTGCGGATCAACGGACAGGGGACGATTGAGCCAGATCCGGTGACAGCTCCCAAAGTGCAATACATCTTTGAGCAGCTCTCCAAAGGACACCAGAGTCTCCCAACGATACGACGACGACTCGCTGAGATGGGCCTCCCGATAAACCGAGGCTACTTGTACCGACTCATCGAAAACCCGGTGTACCTCGGTCGCATCGAATCATTCGGTGGGGTCTATGAGGGAAAGCCGCCCTTTGTCCCGCTCGTGGATGAACTCACCGCGTACAAGGCGAAAGCCGCCCTCCGACCGTCGAGAAGTCCGCAACAGTACCAAGCCGAGCATCCCGACTTTCCGCTCCGAGGAACCGCGTTGTGCCCGTGCGGGGTGAAGTTCACCGCAAGCTGGTCGCGGGGGAAGACTGGAGCACGTTTCGGCTACTTCCGTTGTCCTCGGTGTGGCGGCAAGAACTACAGCATGGCGAAGATCGAAGAAGCGTTTACAGTGTTCCTAGAAAAGTGGGAGCACAACGAGGTGGACTGGCCAGCTCTCGTGGCCGAGCTGACCCGGCTCGAAGAAGCCTCAAGAAGTGACTTCAGCGAGCGCAGGGCTGAACAAACGAAGAAGATTGCCGAGCTCCAAGCACTCCGCAGTGCCATTGTCGTCAAGAACGCAAACGGCGTGATTCCCGATGATGTAGCCAAAGCAGAGCTAGACCGGATCGGGAACGAAATCCTTGAGGTCAGAAGCAAGCTCGAAGCTGATGAGCCTAAGCCAACCGCTTCGAAGACGGTTGTCGAGTTCGCCCAAACCTTTCTCCTGTCACTTGGAAAGTCTTGGCCCTCAATGTCTCTGAAACAAAAAAGAGACCTCTTGCGGTTTATGTTCCCGAAAGGGGTCTTGTTCGATCCTGATGCTGGTTTTGGAACCCCGAGTATTCCGCTCCTAGAAGAAGCAAATGACCGGTTAAAGGGTGAAAAGTCTACTGTGGTGGACCCAAGTGATGAGTTTTGGAACTCTCTCACCAGTTGGTTGAATGAGCTTCAAGCTCGATTCTCTTCCACCTATTTCACAAACAAGAAGCCAGCTAGCAAAGACAGTGCGATGGCCAACTGA
- a CDS encoding helix-turn-helix domain-containing protein, giving the protein MIHTTRYAFHGVSRLAADAKVSPSSVSRLINGKMNPSFAMVARITTALEQTLGYRIDPRDLVAELGRFLTPHTCDLAGCRGCLPENATDEFGDLKPAFDGVKPGRWVTSRHPKGYIESKKGGSK; this is encoded by the coding sequence ATGATTCACACAACCCGCTACGCCTTCCACGGCGTCTCTCGCCTGGCCGCGGATGCCAAGGTGAGTCCCTCGTCGGTCTCCCGGCTGATCAATGGAAAAATGAATCCGAGCTTCGCCATGGTCGCGCGGATCACCACCGCTCTTGAGCAAACCCTCGGCTACCGCATTGATCCCAGAGACCTCGTGGCTGAGCTCGGAAGATTTTTGACACCGCATACCTGCGATCTAGCCGGTTGCCGGGGGTGCCTCCCGGAGAATGCAACCGATGAGTTCGGAGACCTCAAGCCTGCCTTCGACGGAGTGAAACCAGGTCGCTGGGTGACCTCACGCCACCCGAAGGGATACATCGAATCAAAGAAAGGAGGATCGAAATGA
- a CDS encoding DEAD/DEAH box helicase family protein: protein MSQLTNPQAKYFAYELQRSYANDHVGKLAGLLFDAQVEPKPHQIDAALFALQTPYLPGVILADEVGLGKTIEAGIVLTQYWAERKRSILIIAPSSLRQQWRQELQEKFLIPSTLVDSKNKDSVLAKSSTEVLICSYEFATRHEASLLRAWDLVICDEAHRLRNHWNGKNRAANAVSQIVGNASKTILLTATPLQNRLEELYGLVSVFAPDYFYSLDAFRERYIKNRELGGDDLTDRVAEISKRTLRRDADKYIRFTKRLPLTVEFMPSDDEIRLYDLVNAYLQREEVHAFAPTQRHLSDLIIRKRLGSSTFAVASTLERIAFRLNEELTSGQRRDNRGGLVVDEDLTSEELEEIDEVETIQPNLNFSDKTLHDSIKAEVEELREYAALARSITVNQKALRLNDALDQGFARLAEIGAPQKAIIFTESTVTQEYIARHLKKTGRGEGILLFNGSNDGPEATAIYRAWLEENKDSDLITGILAADRRKALVDYFRDEGTIMIATEAAAEGINLQFCSMVVNYDLPWNPQRVEQRIGRAHRFGQQHNVVVVNFSNQGNLAEQRILQLLSEKFHLFESVFGASDEVLGAIEDGLDFEKAISNILSRCKTSDEIDQAFKELEQQYATEISSEMANAKAKVFDNLDPHVQDRLKAYDAQSGEVLNKFERLLLAVTKHELQGRATFEGDGRHFVLHDAPVKDAPVGRYYFKSQPLENAHQYRYASPLAQHVVAASKSSETPSEELVFSLQASERASTAIKSLAGKSGEMVVKQVTFTMRAKDDDISESYMLAGALSDTGEWLDEEYVSDMLELTCTATTSTTAVDESKFEAHLKARNLDLEKEVQGRNSRYYDQQEELLYRNQQDRKAEHEGAIREYRAKEKEARRLAKQTDDPMEQLKYKKEARKWEQRAEEADEEFRETKKKLREEADRFLELIEQSLKGTQEIEHLFSIRWRVTA from the coding sequence ATGAGCCAGCTAACCAACCCTCAGGCCAAGTACTTCGCGTACGAGCTCCAGCGAAGCTATGCCAACGATCATGTCGGCAAGCTTGCGGGCCTTCTCTTTGATGCTCAGGTTGAACCCAAGCCGCACCAGATCGACGCCGCTCTCTTCGCACTTCAGACTCCCTATCTCCCCGGAGTGATCCTTGCCGATGAGGTTGGACTCGGCAAGACCATCGAGGCAGGAATCGTCCTCACGCAGTACTGGGCTGAACGCAAGCGAAGCATCCTGATCATCGCCCCATCGAGCCTTCGACAGCAGTGGAGGCAAGAGCTTCAGGAGAAGTTTCTGATTCCCTCAACCTTGGTTGACTCAAAGAACAAGGATAGCGTCCTCGCCAAGTCAAGCACAGAGGTTCTCATCTGCTCCTATGAGTTCGCAACCCGGCACGAGGCGAGCCTGCTTCGAGCGTGGGACCTCGTGATCTGCGATGAAGCCCACCGCCTCCGCAACCACTGGAATGGGAAGAATCGCGCCGCCAACGCCGTTTCCCAAATTGTCGGTAACGCCAGCAAGACTATTCTGCTCACCGCAACGCCGCTTCAAAACCGACTGGAGGAGCTCTACGGCCTCGTCAGTGTTTTTGCCCCCGACTACTTCTACTCGCTCGATGCCTTTCGTGAGCGCTACATCAAGAATCGTGAACTCGGTGGCGACGACCTTACGGATCGGGTTGCTGAAATCTCGAAGCGAACCCTCCGGCGTGACGCGGACAAGTACATCCGCTTCACGAAGCGACTCCCACTCACGGTCGAGTTCATGCCGAGCGATGATGAGATCAGGCTCTACGATCTCGTGAACGCGTACCTCCAACGCGAAGAAGTCCATGCATTCGCGCCGACCCAGCGCCACCTGAGCGACCTCATCATTCGCAAGAGACTCGGGTCCTCAACGTTCGCAGTCGCGAGCACGTTAGAGAGAATCGCCTTCCGATTGAACGAGGAACTGACGAGCGGCCAGCGTCGAGATAATCGCGGCGGACTCGTGGTTGACGAAGATCTGACCAGCGAGGAGCTCGAAGAGATCGATGAAGTCGAGACGATCCAGCCAAACCTCAACTTCAGCGACAAGACACTGCACGACAGCATCAAGGCTGAAGTCGAGGAACTTCGTGAGTACGCCGCCCTTGCACGCTCCATTACCGTCAACCAAAAGGCGCTCAGACTCAACGACGCCCTAGATCAAGGCTTTGCTCGATTGGCTGAGATCGGTGCGCCGCAGAAGGCGATCATCTTCACTGAGAGCACGGTCACTCAGGAGTACATCGCTCGACACCTCAAGAAAACAGGAAGGGGCGAGGGCATCCTTCTCTTCAACGGTTCGAACGACGGCCCCGAAGCCACGGCAATCTATCGGGCGTGGCTTGAAGAGAACAAGGACAGTGATCTGATCACCGGGATTCTCGCTGCCGACCGTCGGAAAGCCCTCGTTGACTACTTCCGCGATGAAGGCACGATCATGATCGCCACCGAAGCCGCCGCAGAGGGAATCAATCTCCAGTTCTGCAGCATGGTGGTCAACTATGACCTGCCCTGGAACCCCCAGCGGGTCGAGCAGAGGATCGGTCGTGCTCATCGCTTCGGCCAGCAACACAATGTCGTGGTCGTCAATTTCAGCAACCAAGGCAATCTCGCCGAGCAACGCATCCTCCAATTATTGAGCGAGAAGTTCCACCTCTTTGAGAGCGTGTTCGGGGCTTCGGATGAGGTGCTAGGAGCAATTGAGGACGGGCTTGACTTCGAGAAGGCCATCAGCAACATTCTCAGTCGATGCAAGACCTCCGACGAGATCGATCAGGCCTTCAAAGAACTCGAACAACAGTACGCCACCGAGATCTCAAGCGAGATGGCGAACGCCAAGGCAAAGGTCTTCGATAATCTCGATCCACACGTTCAAGATCGCCTCAAAGCCTATGATGCCCAGAGTGGTGAGGTTCTCAACAAGTTCGAGCGGCTCCTGCTCGCCGTCACCAAGCATGAACTCCAGGGGCGAGCCACGTTTGAGGGTGACGGGAGACACTTCGTTCTTCACGATGCGCCCGTCAAGGATGCGCCGGTTGGGCGTTACTACTTCAAGTCTCAACCTCTCGAGAACGCCCACCAGTATCGGTACGCGAGTCCACTCGCTCAGCACGTTGTAGCTGCTTCAAAGTCCAGCGAGACCCCCTCTGAAGAGCTTGTGTTCAGCCTTCAGGCAAGTGAACGGGCGAGCACTGCGATCAAAAGCCTCGCGGGCAAGAGCGGCGAAATGGTCGTCAAGCAAGTCACCTTCACCATGCGAGCGAAGGACGATGACATCAGTGAGTCCTATATGCTCGCAGGAGCACTTTCAGACACTGGTGAGTGGCTCGATGAAGAGTACGTCTCAGACATGCTGGAGCTGACTTGCACTGCAACAACTTCTACCACTGCCGTCGACGAGAGCAAGTTCGAAGCACACCTCAAAGCACGGAACCTAGACCTTGAAAAGGAGGTTCAGGGCCGAAACTCGCGCTATTACGATCAGCAAGAAGAGCTGCTTTACCGAAACCAGCAGGATCGCAAAGCAGAACACGAGGGAGCGATCCGAGAGTATCGTGCGAAGGAAAAGGAGGCTCGCCGCCTTGCCAAGCAAACGGACGATCCGATGGAACAGCTCAAGTACAAGAAGGAGGCTCGAAAGTGGGAACAGCGGGCCGAAGAAGCCGATGAAGAGTTCCGAGAAACGAAGAAGAAGCTACGTGAGGAGGCTGACCGTTTCCTGGAGCTGATCGAACAATCTCTCAAAGGGACTCAAGAGATCGAGCACCTGTTCTCAATTCGATGGAGGGTGACGGCCTGA
- a CDS encoding DUF1738 domain-containing protein, which produces MSTAIYENVTKTIIEALERGVVPWKKPWHQLQSVPTNATTNRPYRGVNTFLLSIHPYTDHRWLTLKQANELGGAVKPGEKATTVVFWKRWKPNVPDDEQEPGVTKEVPLLRYFKVFNAEQCVGLSLAELHISEEYKEHERIERAELLVQHMPSPPTIREGGDTAWYRPSEDHVQIPELKRFRTPDAYYATLFHELGHATGHESRLNRSGVMGQIRFGSGEYSKEELVAELASAFCAATVSLDDRLLGDAASYIDGWLSVLKADPKAVVIAAAQAQRAADLIRGVEYAT; this is translated from the coding sequence GTGAGCACCGCCATCTACGAGAACGTCACCAAGACGATCATCGAAGCCCTTGAGCGAGGTGTTGTGCCCTGGAAGAAGCCGTGGCATCAGCTCCAATCCGTCCCGACGAACGCGACCACGAACCGGCCGTACCGAGGGGTGAACACGTTTCTGCTCTCGATCCACCCGTACACCGACCACCGCTGGCTCACGCTGAAGCAAGCTAACGAACTCGGTGGAGCGGTGAAGCCGGGAGAGAAGGCAACGACCGTGGTCTTCTGGAAGCGTTGGAAGCCAAACGTGCCTGACGACGAGCAAGAGCCAGGCGTGACCAAAGAGGTTCCGCTCCTTCGCTACTTCAAGGTGTTCAATGCCGAGCAGTGCGTTGGTCTGTCACTCGCTGAACTTCATATCTCAGAGGAGTACAAGGAGCACGAGCGAATCGAGCGAGCCGAACTTTTGGTTCAGCATATGCCTAGCCCACCAACGATCCGGGAAGGTGGTGACACTGCGTGGTATCGCCCCAGCGAAGATCACGTCCAGATTCCTGAGCTCAAGCGGTTCAGAACACCCGACGCCTACTACGCCACCCTCTTTCACGAGCTCGGCCACGCTACCGGGCACGAGTCCAGGCTCAACCGGTCAGGGGTAATGGGACAGATTCGCTTCGGATCAGGCGAGTACAGCAAGGAGGAGTTGGTTGCCGAACTCGCTTCAGCGTTCTGCGCTGCGACCGTCTCGCTCGATGATCGCCTACTAGGTGACGCGGCCTCTTACATTGACGGATGGCTCAGCGTCCTCAAAGCAGACCCGAAAGCCGTTGTCATTGCCGCAGCTCAGGCTCAGCGAGCCGCTGACCTCATCCGGGGCGTCGAGTATGCGACTTGA